Proteins encoded together in one Janthinobacterium tructae window:
- a CDS encoding PQQ-binding-like beta-propeller repeat protein: protein MTITMQGAYRTAAMSTLMLALPFIAGCGGGGGLFGPEERRVLYLSEVSSNCNMAPGEACTDVNVVVRSDLAERPLWSATDANGVTVFQLSDHQKLSDDSWRITFKPVPGLAPGTYTGRITLSPLNLFEFEYKNLPESIPYKVVVAPLNGNMPALAALPGAGDWEGTNGNAAHTGLVPVDVDAAKFSRRWTWEYAGGEKTYRMSPPVAANGLVYFSLEQSAADSQDAKKIIYTNTLMALSEHDGSVQWRTPQTLDGALSAPGVSGTRLAMAGLASVHTFDAVSGVKLANATQPQTNGILTASSPLTAPTLAGASVYVGGNNDVISADATTAGSLWSSSLGLSRLGNVDEWTPAVSASMVYSNTAGTLRAFNRADGAQQWSVAVPGQVVTGLSRSSLYQAPVLADAHSVLLLNQRLPAGFSVDNSLTLVDTDSRQVRWSVNGQFTTQPVVVQGVLYVGNHATASLEARSLATGAVLWSWPLSAVKEERFGGDLIATNKLLFVAGQKGTYALDLASQKAVWSFRIAGKLALSRNGVLYIRSVSDNGNAMSRVTAINLQ from the coding sequence ATGACTATAACGATGCAAGGAGCGTATCGCACCGCCGCAATGTCGACCCTGATGCTGGCGTTGCCATTCATCGCCGGTTGTGGCGGCGGGGGCGGACTCTTCGGGCCGGAAGAGCGCCGCGTGCTGTACCTGTCTGAAGTGAGCAGCAACTGCAACATGGCGCCGGGTGAAGCCTGTACCGACGTGAACGTGGTGGTGCGCAGCGATTTGGCCGAGCGTCCGCTGTGGAGCGCCACCGACGCGAACGGCGTGACTGTTTTCCAGCTATCGGATCATCAGAAACTGTCGGACGACAGCTGGCGCATCACCTTCAAGCCCGTGCCTGGCCTGGCACCTGGCACCTACACGGGTCGGATTACGCTGTCTCCCCTGAATTTGTTCGAATTCGAATATAAAAATTTGCCCGAAAGCATCCCGTACAAGGTGGTGGTGGCGCCACTCAACGGTAATATGCCGGCCCTGGCCGCGCTGCCCGGTGCGGGCGACTGGGAGGGCACGAATGGCAATGCGGCGCACACGGGCCTGGTGCCCGTCGATGTCGATGCGGCGAAATTTTCGCGCCGCTGGACGTGGGAATACGCTGGCGGAGAAAAAACTTATCGTATGAGCCCGCCAGTGGCCGCGAATGGTCTCGTGTATTTCTCGCTGGAGCAATCCGCAGCCGATAGCCAGGATGCGAAGAAAATCATCTATACCAATACCTTGATGGCCCTGTCCGAGCACGACGGCAGCGTGCAATGGCGCACGCCGCAGACGCTCGATGGCGCACTGAGCGCACCTGGCGTGTCGGGTACGCGCCTGGCGATGGCGGGCTTGGCCAGCGTCCATACGTTTGACGCCGTGAGCGGCGTCAAGCTGGCCAACGCCACGCAGCCGCAGACGAACGGCATCCTGACGGCGAGCTCGCCGCTGACCGCTCCCACGCTGGCTGGCGCAAGCGTCTATGTCGGCGGCAATAACGACGTCATCAGCGCCGATGCCACGACGGCCGGGAGTCTGTGGTCAAGCAGCCTGGGATTGTCGAGGTTGGGCAATGTCGACGAGTGGACGCCGGCCGTGAGTGCCAGCATGGTGTACAGCAATACGGCGGGTACCTTGCGCGCGTTCAATCGGGCCGATGGCGCGCAGCAATGGAGCGTGGCCGTGCCGGGACAGGTGGTGACTGGATTGAGCCGGTCCAGCCTGTATCAGGCACCCGTGCTGGCCGATGCGCACAGCGTGCTGCTGCTGAACCAGCGTCTTCCTGCTGGTTTTTCCGTTGATAACAGCCTGACCCTGGTCGACACGGATAGCCGCCAGGTGCGCTGGAGCGTCAACGGCCAGTTCACCACGCAGCCCGTGGTGGTGCAGGGCGTGTTGTATGTGGGAAATCACGCCACGGCATCGCTCGAAGCGCGCAGCCTGGCGACGGGCGCCGTGCTGTGGAGCTGGCCCCTGTCGGCAGTCAAGGAAGAGCGCTTTGGCGGCGACCTGATCGCGACCAACAAGCTGCTGTTTGTCGCCGGTCAAAAGGGCACGTATGCGCTGGACCTGGCCAGCCAAAAAGCGGTCTGGAGTTTCCGGATTGCCGGCAAGCTGGCCTTGTCGCGCAATGGCGTGCTCTACATCCGTTCGGTAAGTGACAACGGCAATGCCATGTCGCGCGTGACGGCCATCAACTTGCAGTAA
- a CDS encoding sugar ABC transporter ATP-binding protein, translating into MSVAVGFDGVCKDFGPVRVLHGVSFTLSPGRVYGLLGENGAGKSTLMKILAGYEAVSEGQLLIDGQPRHFSSSRAAESAGIVLIHQEFNLAEHLTVAQNMFLGHEKTRGWLLDEAAMREEASRYLKQVGLEVSPETKIRDLIVAEKQLVEIAKALSRRARFLIMDEPTATLTSSETQRLFAVMAQLKADGVTILYISHKLDEVERNTDEVIVMRDGRFVTREPTASLSRQQMANLMVGRELSDMFPAKVPLAPDAPILLKVDGLCVPGWSKDLSFEVRAGEVLGFAGLVGAGRTESFEALLGLRPRSAGKIFLNGQPVDIRTPRQAMQHGMTYLSEDRKGKGLHVNLGLRENLTMMTLQRYARPWLDVKAEKAALAKAVLDFNIRTGDLDSRARMLSGGNQQKLALAKYLHSDPRVVVLDEPSRGVDVGAKRDIYFLIHRLAAEGRAVIVISSELIELIGLCHRVAVMRAGTLQATLSADHLTEEELIAHATGTH; encoded by the coding sequence GTGAGCGTTGCCGTCGGTTTCGATGGGGTCTGCAAGGATTTCGGCCCCGTGCGCGTCTTGCATGGCGTCAGTTTTACCTTGTCGCCCGGGCGCGTGTATGGCTTGCTGGGCGAAAACGGCGCCGGCAAGTCGACCCTGATGAAAATCCTTGCCGGCTACGAAGCTGTGAGCGAAGGGCAGCTGCTGATCGATGGCCAGCCCCGGCATTTCAGCAGTTCGCGCGCGGCGGAGTCTGCCGGTATCGTGCTGATCCACCAGGAATTCAACCTGGCAGAACACCTGACGGTGGCGCAGAACATGTTCCTGGGCCATGAGAAAACGCGTGGCTGGCTGCTGGACGAAGCCGCCATGCGCGAAGAAGCCTCGCGCTATTTGAAACAGGTGGGGCTGGAGGTGTCGCCCGAGACGAAAATCCGCGACCTGATCGTCGCCGAGAAACAACTTGTGGAAATCGCCAAGGCCCTGTCGCGCCGCGCCCGCTTCCTGATCATGGATGAACCGACGGCCACCCTGACGTCGTCCGAAACCCAACGCCTGTTCGCCGTCATGGCGCAGCTGAAAGCGGACGGTGTCACCATTTTGTATATCTCGCACAAGCTCGATGAAGTGGAGCGCAACACGGACGAAGTCATCGTCATGCGCGACGGGCGTTTCGTCACGCGCGAGCCGACGGCCAGCCTGAGCCGCCAGCAGATGGCGAACCTGATGGTGGGACGCGAATTGTCCGACATGTTCCCCGCCAAAGTGCCGCTGGCGCCCGATGCCCCGATCCTGCTGAAGGTTGACGGCCTCTGCGTGCCCGGCTGGTCGAAAGACCTGTCGTTCGAGGTGCGCGCCGGTGAAGTGCTGGGCTTTGCTGGCCTGGTGGGCGCGGGGCGCACGGAATCGTTCGAGGCACTGCTGGGCTTGCGCCCGCGCAGCGCGGGCAAGATCTTTCTCAATGGCCAGCCCGTGGACATCCGCACGCCCAGGCAAGCGATGCAGCACGGCATGACCTACCTGAGCGAAGACCGCAAGGGCAAGGGCTTGCACGTGAACCTGGGCTTGCGCGAAAACCTCACCATGATGACGCTGCAGCGCTATGCGCGGCCGTGGCTCGATGTCAAGGCGGAGAAGGCGGCGCTGGCCAAGGCGGTGCTGGACTTCAATATCCGCACGGGCGACCTGGACAGCCGCGCGCGCATGCTGTCGGGCGGCAATCAGCAAAAGCTGGCGCTGGCGAAATATCTGCATTCGGACCCCCGTGTCGTCGTGCTCGATGAGCCGAGCCGTGGCGTGGACGTGGGCGCCAAGCGCGACATTTACTTTCTGATCCACCGCCTGGCCGCCGAAGGGCGCGCCGTGATCGTGATTTCATCGGAACTGATCGAATTGATCGGCCTGTGCCACCGGGTCGCGGTGATGCGCGCCGGTACCTTGCAAGCCACCCTGTCTGCTGACCACCTGACCGAAGAGGAGTTGATTGCCCATGCAACCGGCACGCACTGA
- a CDS encoding sugar phosphate isomerase/epimerase family protein — protein sequence MKTIQGPAIFLAQFLGDEPPFDSLEHLAQWAAGLGYKGLQLPTAPRLFDLEQAAASQQYCDNVKALLARHGLQVTELSTHLQGQLIAVHPAYDALFDGFAPEHVRGDSAARTAWATQQLLWAASASQRLGLTAHVTFSGALAWPYLYPWPQRPAGLVETAFAELARRWLPILDAFDVAGVDLCYELHPGEDLHDGVTFERFLAAVSDHRRASILYDPSHFVLQQLDYLAFIDIYHARIKAFHVKDAEFRPNGRQGVYGGYGDWQDRAGRFRSLGDGQIDFKAIFSKMAQYDFPGWAVLEWECCLKHPEDGAAEGARFISEHIIHVAERAFDDFAGSAVDQEQIHHLLGLK from the coding sequence ATGAAAACCATCCAGGGCCCGGCCATCTTCCTGGCCCAGTTTCTCGGCGACGAGCCGCCGTTCGACTCGCTCGAGCACCTGGCGCAATGGGCGGCCGGCCTGGGCTACAAGGGCTTGCAGCTGCCCACGGCGCCGCGCCTGTTCGATCTGGAGCAGGCGGCGGCCAGCCAGCAGTATTGTGACAACGTGAAAGCCCTGCTGGCGCGCCACGGCTTGCAGGTGACGGAATTGTCGACGCACTTGCAGGGCCAGCTGATCGCCGTGCATCCGGCCTACGATGCCCTGTTCGACGGTTTTGCACCCGAGCACGTGCGCGGCGACTCGGCGGCCCGTACGGCGTGGGCCACGCAGCAATTGCTGTGGGCGGCCAGCGCCTCGCAGCGCCTGGGTTTGACTGCGCACGTGACGTTTTCCGGCGCGCTGGCCTGGCCCTACCTGTATCCGTGGCCGCAGCGCCCGGCGGGACTGGTGGAGACGGCATTCGCGGAACTGGCCAGGCGCTGGCTGCCCATCCTCGATGCGTTCGATGTGGCCGGCGTGGACCTTTGCTATGAGCTGCATCCGGGCGAGGACTTGCACGACGGCGTGACCTTCGAGCGCTTCCTGGCCGCCGTCAGCGACCACCGGCGCGCGTCCATCTTGTACGACCCCAGCCACTTCGTGCTGCAGCAGCTCGATTACCTCGCTTTCATTGACATTTATCATGCGCGCATCAAGGCCTTCCACGTCAAAGATGCGGAATTCCGGCCCAACGGGCGCCAGGGCGTGTATGGCGGCTATGGCGACTGGCAAGACCGGGCCGGGCGCTTCCGCTCGCTGGGTGATGGGCAGATCGATTTCAAGGCGATTTTTTCGAAGATGGCGCAATACGATTTCCCTGGCTGGGCCGTGCTGGAATGGGAATGCTGTCTGAAGCACCCGGAGGATGGGGCGGCCGAAGGGGCGCGTTTTATAAGTGAACACATCATCCACGTGGCCGAACGCGCGTTCGACGATTTCGCCGGCAGCGCGGTGGATCAGGAGCAAATTCATCACTTGCTTGGCTTGAAATAG
- a CDS encoding substrate-binding domain-containing protein — protein sequence MAVLVMQAWALPMGQAQAAEKLVVGVAIPTATHSFTSGIVWWANQAKAELEKAHPGVKIIVKTAATAPEQANQLQDMLTVNKINTLVIFPIESASLTQPVAQVKNKGVYVTVVDRGLTNTQSQDAYIAGDNTAFGKLPAEYLAKSLNGKGNIVVLRGMPTTLDNERYDAFSAVMKGHPEIKVLDAKYGNWNRDDAFKVMQDYLTRFKHIDAVWAADDDMAIGVQKAIAQAKRTDIKQVFGGAGAKGAVKKIMDGSDPLIVADVSYSPKFMYDAIKLTTEARLKGDKLPANTIIPSVLITRENAKQFYFPNSPF from the coding sequence ATGGCAGTGCTGGTGATGCAGGCGTGGGCGCTGCCGATGGGGCAGGCGCAGGCGGCAGAGAAATTGGTGGTGGGCGTGGCCATCCCCACGGCCACGCACAGTTTTACCTCGGGCATCGTGTGGTGGGCGAACCAGGCCAAGGCGGAGCTGGAAAAAGCCCATCCGGGCGTGAAAATCATCGTCAAGACGGCCGCCACGGCGCCCGAGCAGGCGAACCAGTTGCAGGACATGTTGACGGTGAACAAGATCAACACCCTGGTCATCTTCCCCATCGAATCGGCATCGCTGACGCAGCCCGTGGCGCAAGTCAAAAACAAGGGCGTCTATGTGACGGTGGTGGATCGTGGCTTGACGAACACGCAGTCGCAGGATGCCTACATTGCGGGCGACAACACGGCGTTTGGCAAGCTGCCGGCCGAGTACCTGGCGAAAAGCCTGAACGGCAAGGGCAATATCGTCGTGCTGCGCGGCATGCCGACCACCCTGGACAACGAGCGCTACGATGCATTCAGTGCCGTGATGAAGGGTCATCCCGAGATCAAGGTCCTGGATGCCAAGTACGGCAACTGGAACCGCGACGATGCCTTCAAGGTCATGCAGGATTATCTGACCCGCTTCAAGCACATCGACGCCGTCTGGGCCGCCGATGACGACATGGCCATCGGCGTGCAAAAGGCCATTGCGCAAGCCAAGCGCACGGACATCAAGCAAGTGTTCGGCGGCGCTGGCGCGAAGGGCGCCGTGAAGAAGATCATGGACGGCTCCGACCCGCTGATCGTGGCCGACGTCTCGTACTCGCCGAAGTTCATGTACGACGCCATCAAGCTGACGACGGAAGCGCGCCTGAAAGGTGATAAATTGCCGGCCAACACGATCATCCCCTCGGTGCTGATCACGCGCGAGAATGCCAAGCAGTTTTACTTTCCGAACTCGCCTTTTTAA
- a CDS encoding 2Fe-2S iron-sulfur cluster-binding protein, with amino-acid sequence MSAPFTITIVPQGWQFTAEAGTTVLAAAALAGIRLLSSCRNGTCRTCLCHMPEGKIRYTVDWPGISPDERLDGYILPCVAVAESDLTLQARAVRHP; translated from the coding sequence ATGAGCGCGCCCTTTACCATCACCATCGTCCCGCAAGGCTGGCAATTCACGGCCGAAGCCGGCACCACCGTGCTGGCCGCCGCCGCGCTGGCCGGCATCCGCTTGCTCAGTTCCTGCCGCAACGGCACCTGCCGTACCTGTCTGTGCCACATGCCCGAAGGAAAGATACGCTACACGGTGGACTGGCCCGGCATCAGCCCCGATGAACGGCTCGACGGCTACATCCTGCCCTGCGTGGCCGTGGCCGAAAGCGATCTCACCTTGCAGGCGCGGGCCGTGCGCCACCCTTGA
- a CDS encoding MoaD/ThiS family protein: protein MAHLHFTRQLARFLDAPTVDVAAPRLRAALDAAFAQQPRLRGYVLDEQGALRPNVVIFIDGARCRERRVLDDVLRPDSQVYILQALSGG, encoded by the coding sequence ATGGCGCACTTGCATTTTACCCGGCAACTGGCACGTTTCCTGGATGCTCCCACCGTGGACGTGGCCGCGCCACGCCTGCGCGCCGCCTTGGATGCCGCGTTTGCGCAGCAGCCGCGTCTGCGTGGCTACGTGCTCGACGAGCAGGGCGCGTTGCGCCCCAACGTGGTGATCTTCATCGATGGCGCGCGCTGCCGCGAGCGGCGCGTGCTGGACGACGTCTTGCGGCCCGACAGCCAGGTGTATATCTTGCAGGCACTTTCCGGAGGTTAA
- a CDS encoding Gfo/Idh/MocA family protein, translated as MQRRLRLGMVGGGQGAFIGAVHRIAARIDDQYELVAGALSSDPQRARDSGAALHLAPERCYSDYRAMAQAESQRADGIEAVAIVTPNHLHAPVATAFMEAGIHVICDKPLGISLVEGQKLAALAQQKNVLFALTHTYSGYPLLRHAKAMVEAGEIGELRLVQVEYSQDWLADAIAAGGMNEGNWHNDPHKAGPGGTLLDVGLHAYHLAQFVSGLTPHAVLAELSTFVPNRTLDDHVQVMLRYANGAKGTLWASQVATGCENTVRLRLFGSKAQLDFDQEQPNELWCTPQGGNRQLLRPGRVDSAAARHATRVPAGHPEGYLEAFAQLYLDAALAIRALQAGLPVPEAARWLPTVFDGVAGLAFAEAVLRSHAAGASWTTLADC; from the coding sequence ATGCAGCGACGCTTACGGCTGGGCATGGTAGGGGGCGGGCAGGGCGCATTCATCGGCGCCGTGCACCGCATCGCGGCGCGCATCGACGACCAGTACGAACTGGTGGCGGGCGCCCTGTCGTCCGACCCGCAGCGCGCGCGCGACAGTGGCGCCGCGCTGCATCTGGCGCCGGAACGCTGCTATAGCGATTACCGTGCCATGGCACAAGCCGAAAGCCAGCGCGCGGACGGCATCGAGGCCGTGGCCATCGTCACGCCCAACCATTTGCATGCACCGGTCGCCACGGCCTTCATGGAAGCGGGCATCCACGTGATCTGCGACAAGCCGTTGGGTATCTCTCTGGTGGAAGGGCAAAAGCTGGCGGCGCTGGCGCAACAGAAAAATGTGCTGTTTGCGCTCACGCATACCTACAGCGGCTATCCGCTGCTGCGCCACGCGAAGGCCATGGTCGAGGCGGGCGAGATCGGCGAGCTGCGCCTGGTGCAGGTCGAATATTCGCAAGACTGGCTGGCCGATGCGATTGCCGCAGGCGGCATGAACGAGGGCAACTGGCATAACGACCCGCACAAGGCGGGTCCCGGCGGCACTCTGCTCGACGTGGGCTTGCACGCGTATCACCTGGCGCAATTCGTCAGCGGACTCACGCCGCATGCCGTGCTGGCGGAATTGTCGACCTTTGTACCGAACCGCACCCTGGACGACCACGTGCAGGTGATGCTGCGCTACGCCAACGGGGCCAAGGGAACCCTGTGGGCCAGCCAGGTGGCGACCGGTTGCGAAAACACGGTGCGCCTGCGTTTGTTCGGCAGCAAGGCGCAGCTGGACTTTGACCAGGAACAACCAAATGAGCTGTGGTGTACGCCGCAGGGCGGCAACCGCCAGCTGCTGCGCCCGGGCCGGGTCGACAGTGCGGCCGCGCGCCACGCCACGCGCGTGCCGGCCGGCCATCCGGAAGGCTACCTGGAAGCGTTCGCCCAGCTCTACCTGGATGCGGCCCTGGCCATCCGTGCCCTGCAGGCGGGCTTGCCTGTGCCCGAGGCGGCCCGCTGGCTGCCGACGGTGTTTGACGGCGTGGCGGGCCTGGCCTTTGCCGAGGCCGTGCTGCGCAGCCATGCGGCTGGCGCGAGCTGGACCACCTTGGCGGACTGTTAA
- a CDS encoding LacI family DNA-binding transcriptional regulator — protein MPPAVPSSLPTETVSISAVAAHAGVSVATVSRVMNEQAGVRAPTRDKVLASVAALGYRMNHLARSLRTAESRMLLTMVPDVGNPFYAQIVRGIDTVAREHGYFVLLCDTGADAGRERSYFDLLRMHRADGAICLDPDTVQHALSHESVSLPWVACCEFDPAVAVPYVGIDNHRAASDAVGHLLARGHTRIGLINSDERYLYARQRQQGYLDTLAGAGLPVQPQWVHTVQSLDYEAGTAATLQMMAQPDAPTAIFAVSDTLAIGVLSALRQLGKRVPEDVAVIGFDDIAIAAQIAPGLTTIAQPMRELGETAARLLLQRLANPAASVPGVLLQHRLILRGSA, from the coding sequence ATGCCGCCAGCCGTTCCATCCTCTTTGCCGACAGAAACCGTCTCCATCAGCGCCGTCGCCGCGCATGCGGGGGTGTCGGTGGCCACCGTCTCGCGCGTGATGAACGAGCAGGCAGGGGTGCGGGCGCCCACGCGCGACAAGGTGCTCGCGTCCGTGGCGGCGCTCGGCTACCGCATGAACCACCTGGCGCGCAGCTTGCGCACGGCCGAGAGCCGCATGCTGCTGACCATGGTGCCCGACGTGGGCAACCCGTTTTATGCGCAAATCGTGCGCGGCATCGATACGGTGGCGCGCGAACACGGCTATTTCGTGCTGCTGTGCGACACGGGCGCCGATGCGGGCCGCGAGCGCTCGTATTTCGATTTGCTGCGCATGCACCGCGCCGATGGCGCCATCTGCCTCGACCCGGACACGGTGCAGCACGCCCTGTCGCATGAATCCGTCAGCCTGCCCTGGGTGGCCTGCTGCGAATTCGACCCCGCCGTGGCCGTGCCCTATGTCGGCATCGACAACCACCGCGCCGCCTCCGACGCCGTCGGGCACCTGCTGGCGCGCGGCCACACGCGCATCGGCCTGATCAATTCGGACGAGCGCTATCTGTACGCGCGGCAACGCCAGCAAGGTTATCTGGACACCCTGGCGGGCGCCGGCCTGCCGGTGCAGCCGCAGTGGGTGCACACGGTGCAAAGCCTCGATTACGAAGCGGGCACGGCCGCCACCCTGCAGATGATGGCCCAGCCCGATGCGCCGACGGCCATCTTTGCCGTCTCCGACACCCTGGCCATCGGCGTCTTGAGCGCGCTGCGCCAGTTGGGAAAACGCGTACCGGAAGACGTGGCCGTCATCGGCTTCGACGATATCGCCATCGCCGCGCAGATAGCTCCCGGCCTCACCACCATCGCCCAGCCGATGCGCGAGCTGGGCGAGACGGCGGCGCGATTATTGCTGCAGCGATTGGCCAACCCGGCGGCCAGCGTGCCTGGCGTGCTGCTGCAACACCGATTAATTCTGCGAGGGAGTGCATAG
- a CDS encoding ABC transporter permease: protein MQPARTDTTVSPIARFGARIKGFGPVLGLLALCIAGTLLNGDFATLDNLMNVLTRTAFIGIIAVGMTFVIISGGIDLSVGSMAALIAGCMIYFMNALAQGAGGDLAPITMLVLGIAMALVLGAGFGLMHGLLISKGNIEPFIVTLGTLGIFRAVLTYLADGGALTLDATLSELYSPVYYTSVLGAPIPIWIFLFVAAAGAVILNRTTFGRHVQAIGSNEQVARYAAINVDKVKIATYMLLGVCVGIATVLYVPRLGSATPTTGLLWELEAIAAVVVGGTALKGGEGRIVGTVIGAILLSVISNILNLTSIISVYLNAAVQGVVIIAVAFLQRGRK from the coding sequence ATGCAACCGGCACGCACTGACACCACCGTATCCCCTATAGCTCGATTCGGCGCGCGCATCAAGGGCTTTGGCCCCGTGCTGGGCTTGCTGGCCCTGTGCATCGCGGGCACCTTGCTCAACGGCGATTTCGCCACGCTGGACAACCTGATGAACGTGCTCACGCGCACGGCCTTCATCGGCATCATCGCCGTGGGCATGACCTTTGTCATCATTTCCGGCGGCATCGATTTATCGGTGGGATCGATGGCGGCGCTGATCGCCGGCTGCATGATCTATTTCATGAATGCGCTGGCGCAAGGCGCGGGCGGCGACCTGGCACCGATCACCATGCTGGTGCTGGGCATCGCCATGGCCCTGGTGCTGGGCGCCGGATTCGGCCTGATGCATGGCCTCCTGATCAGCAAGGGCAATATCGAACCGTTCATCGTCACTCTGGGCACCCTGGGCATCTTCCGCGCCGTGCTCACTTACCTGGCCGATGGCGGCGCCCTGACCCTGGACGCCACCCTGTCCGAGCTGTACAGCCCCGTGTACTACACCAGCGTGCTGGGTGCGCCGATCCCGATCTGGATTTTCCTGTTCGTCGCGGCGGCCGGCGCCGTCATCCTCAACCGCACCACGTTCGGCCGCCACGTGCAGGCGATTGGTTCTAACGAGCAAGTGGCGCGCTATGCGGCCATCAACGTCGACAAGGTGAAAATCGCCACCTACATGCTGCTGGGCGTGTGCGTGGGCATCGCCACGGTGCTGTATGTGCCGCGCCTGGGCTCGGCCACGCCGACCACTGGCTTGCTGTGGGAACTCGAAGCGATCGCTGCCGTCGTCGTGGGCGGCACGGCCCTGAAAGGGGGAGAGGGGCGCATCGTCGGCACCGTGATCGGCGCCATCCTGCTCTCCGTGATCAGCAATATCCTGAATTTGACCAGCATCATCAGTGTCTACCTGAATGCCGCAGTGCAAGGCGTGGTGATCATCGCCGTCGCCTTCCTGCAGCGAGGCCGCAAATAA
- a CDS encoding glycerophosphodiester phosphodiesterase, whose product MVIIRNKNKAAALALLLCMTSTAVQADCLGMKVHAHRGAGNAPENSLSALRNTYFGTWDGVETDLQLLGDGSWVVHHDLLTGRVVDTGSPRTVKQLTADDWRAASMKNRGVVTAETPPFVSDVASLATAFPAKTLNAEIKDVVSSCAPIATLVGQLRANIKHGNWFLTSGVPNNLACARRADPQGYLGLLVFDARNAQAAGANRVSRYIAKNARPPKLDKPWLQRVQQQIGMPAGVHVDARSLDANPNLLMDAASLNMPVFVYAVDGDSALAASLLRAQQRSHRWPSGVILDGNPETFCAMMK is encoded by the coding sequence ATGGTTATCATCCGCAACAAAAATAAGGCGGCCGCACTGGCCTTGCTGCTCTGCATGACCAGCACGGCTGTACAGGCCGACTGCCTGGGCATGAAGGTGCATGCCCACCGTGGCGCCGGCAATGCGCCGGAAAACTCGCTGAGCGCCCTGCGCAACACGTATTTCGGTACCTGGGACGGCGTCGAGACGGATTTGCAACTGCTGGGCGACGGCAGCTGGGTGGTGCACCACGACTTGCTGACGGGCAGAGTCGTCGATACGGGCTCGCCCCGCACCGTGAAACAATTGACGGCCGACGACTGGCGCGCCGCCAGCATGAAGAACCGCGGCGTGGTCACGGCGGAAACGCCGCCCTTCGTCAGCGATGTTGCCAGCCTGGCGACGGCTTTCCCGGCCAAAACCCTGAATGCGGAAATCAAGGATGTCGTGTCGTCGTGCGCGCCCATCGCCACCCTGGTGGGGCAATTGCGTGCAAATATCAAGCATGGCAACTGGTTTTTGACCTCGGGCGTGCCGAACAACCTGGCGTGCGCGCGCCGCGCCGATCCGCAGGGTTATCTGGGCTTGCTGGTGTTTGACGCGCGCAATGCACAGGCGGCCGGTGCGAACCGGGTCAGCCGCTATATCGCGAAAAATGCCCGCCCACCCAAGCTGGACAAACCGTGGCTGCAGCGCGTGCAGCAGCAGATCGGCATGCCCGCCGGCGTGCACGTGGATGCGCGCAGCCTCGACGCCAACCCGAATTTGCTGATGGATGCCGCCAGCCTGAACATGCCCGTCTTCGTCTACGCCGTCGATGGCGACTCGGCCCTGGCCGCGTCCTTGCTGCGCGCCCAGCAGCGCAGCCACCGCTGGCCCAGCGGCGTCATTCTTGATGGCAATCCCGAAACGTTTTGCGCGATGATGAAATAA